The Ananas comosus cultivar F153 linkage group 22, ASM154086v1, whole genome shotgun sequence genome segment CATAATTTTCTTATATGCAGGGAGAGATTGAAAAACTGCAGACGGAGCATTTGAACGGTGGTAACCATAAGCAGTTTCCCTTCAACACAAAAGAGGAAAAGCACGGCTCTTCCGCGCTGTATGGGATTTCAAAGGGGGAGGGGTAGGTAAATGAGAAAGGTAGAGTAAGATATTTTCATTCTAACAGAATGAGCGGATCCAATACACATATTGTCTTTGacataaaaaaagaaggttGTAATAACGAAACAGACATTTGAGAATTTTGTCCTTGCCTTGCCAGTGGAACAAGAAAGACTATATAGATTTTGATATGAAATACACAATCAAAGGATTTCGCTTCCATAGAATGACGGAATTCCCCTTGCTTAGTTTTCGCTCCGCTCGTGCGTGGCACTCCTTGCTTGCGGAGCGGCataccgaaaaaaaaaagggggagttGGCGCCTGTTATGTAGAAGTCAATATTCTCGCAAAttgaattatttctttttttttttcttcgcaaTAACTCGGGATGTAATCCCATAGAGATGATTAATTAGACTCCTGTAAATTCAATGGGATGAATTGCATCCTGATGATACTGAATCGGATCAATATTATGAATAACAATATCTGATCTATCAAATCGATTCATCGTCGAGAATTGAATAGTATAACATAGGAAGATTCTTTATCCATACTAACTATTAAATaaatgggatttttttttttatcaggaATCCATTGCATTTTTCATCCTCTtccactttttcttttctataacTACTGTCTGTCTTCCTTATCTTATACAATTCTCCTTCCTTTTTATATACTTATACATACAATGATGAGGTATTATATGACCGGTATTCTATGGGTCACACACAGACCCAAACGAAGTGAGAtggaaaaaagaagggaaacaATAAAAAAGATCTAAATATCCAACAAATTTACTGAAAAGGGTCCTTGCTTggtcttttcttttattatattagtatcctctttcttttattatttattgtactGTCATAAAAAATGATGTCTGCTATTTGAATGAGAATGAGATAGATTGTTTCCAATTAGTCATTGAGGATACACAAACAAAGTCAGAGCTAGAAAAAAGGTGTGGTTTAACCTGAAAAGTACTCTGTCGAGGTAATTATGTTAAGTTCATTGTCTATCGTACAAGCAAGATAGAATACTCTTTGTGTATGTACTCCCGGTAAAATAGGGTCACTCTACTCCATTTCATTGATCAAGAACAATCTAAAAATTAAGTAAGACGAGGATGGTATCTCTTAAAATACTTATTGTAGTAATACCACATATTATACTAATATACATAGGATATGTCTCTCCTTTATCAATCGGAGTAGTGGAAAAAATGGAAATTCCCGTACCCGTATTTGTCTGATGATAAATgcgaaataaaaaacaaaagaaaaataaagatccCACTCCACTGGGGATTAGATCTTGCTTCATCTCTCCCTTTTCcgtgaaaagagagagatgaattGATAAATTCACCGGATCCTAGTTCGGGACTGACGGGCTCGAACCCGCAGCTTCCGCCTTGACAGGGCGTGCTCTGACCAATTGAACTACAATCCCAGCGAGGTGTATGCATACATATTCTTAATGTAATCATAAGAACATTAACGTCGTCGTATTGTAATAAAGACACGAATGATATACTGATATCATATCCACATATAATATGGGCTATAGTGAGAGTGACACGGATTACTAGTaaccaataattattttactgcCCAAAATGGATAATCAATCTTTCTATGAGAAAAAATAACTAAACTATTTTGCTTTTCATGATACTTTTCTTAATGAAGTCTAGTATCATGAACTAGATCCTTAGAAAGATCTGAAGGAGAAAAATATggatgagaaaaaaataaaaatttactcttCTCTTTATTTCTACGGATTAGGCATTTCCGTTTATGGAAGAAAAATTGGTTATATCATATTCATGGAGCGGTGAATTATTGGGCCGAGCTGGATTTGAACCAGCGTAGACATATTTCCAACGAAATTACAGTCCGTCCCCATTAACCGCTCGGGCATCGACCCAGGAAGAATTCATTCTAGGCTTATTGATAATCTATGATAAACTTCCTTTCATAGTACCCTACCCCAGGGGAAGTCGAATCCCCGCTGCCTCCTTGAAAGAGAGATGTCCTGAACCACTAGACAATAGGGGCATATACGCCCGACCGTCATCATACTATGATTATAGTATGAgcagttttttttaattgtcaATATAGTCTAATGGTATGACTAGATCCTAAAAGTCTTTCCTACTTTGTTGTTATGAtttcatagaatttttttttttatttgatgatTCATGAATGAACCATCCATACTATTTATAACGAAAGGAGGTATAGGATTCCTTCAGTTCAGGCAGTGATTTGATTGGTCTGacagaaaacagaaaaaagagtCAAATgtcatttaatttcttttcttcaatttgaaCTCATTGCTTCATTTAGTGTGAAGATAAATATGCCTATCACTATCTCACACTAAGCcagaaaatacaaaaaggatagaaatttgatcttttattttataagaattcGTTCAGGGTACTAATCCCCTCATGACATGATTCATGAAAATATCTTGAATCTATGTCGATGTCGGATTAGTACATTTTTCATGAAAGTGAATGTTGTTCTGAGGGTCAGTAAAAGTAAATAAGTGGGGTCTGTCTTGAAACAATTTACTGcattattttatatcaaaatctttttcgaaaaagaaaaataataattttacctaCTTTTGGAGTAAATCCAATTTCTTGTTCCTGAAGAATTCCTAggcatatataaataaaaaaaaaatatatatatatatatataaatatatattttatatttccaaTTCCTATAATTAATCGACAAACCAAAGTTTTCTTATTTCTCCAATGTTCTTATCAAACCCActataaaattctaaataaagaaaaagtaagTGGACCCGACCCATTGAATGATGACTATATCAGCTATTCAGATATGGAAATTCGATATAGATGAAATTTTACAAGcggatttctttttatttccttaGACCATCAAGAATTTGTCGATATTTACGATTTCATCTTCTTGTTACTGGATGCTCCATAGGAATAAAtcgctatttttttcttctacaaagttgatttcaaaaaatagatttttcaaTATCTTTCCTTGATTTCATAATCTGATATTGTTTTTCTTCCGCCAATTAAATAGAGAACGAATGCGAGAAAAGGACTTTCATTTCCAGTCTACCATTatttaatattgaattttgTGGCAGGAAAAAATaggaaattttcttttattttggtttgaCCCGTTAAAAGATATACTCTTAAATATGAGTCATAGGACAATTCAGGATTCAAATGGTTATATAGTATAAGGACTAATCGAATCGAGCTCATGGATTTACCATTGATTTACCTAGGTTGGTTTGTGGCccaatagaataaaaaaaaggctTTCCTCGTCTTTTTCCCGCTTTCACCTTCGATTGCGAGGGATGATCGGCCGGTTTTCAATTCGCTTCTCTATGCGGAGCTGCGCGTGGTGGGAAGGCCTTCGCGATTCGCATCTTCCCGTCCGGCAAAGAAAGTGAAGGGGAGAGTGTGGAGACGCTGCAGAACCGCTTGATTGATCAATCAAGCTATTCCCTAATTGAAGCAAGTTGGAAAGCTTTCAGAGCCTCAGCTCGTTCTGATGAATCGCTCCTTTTTCTGAAAGCATGGGATATTGTTAATAATGCAGTACAGAACATCTATGTTCCGGTGGGAATGAAATTCGATTTCCGATGGATAACAATCCATCTTTCTCGCTTTCGCTCTTTCTCCAATCAATCGCGAGGGTTCCGGCATGAGAACGCAAGTGCCGGAATCGAACAAAACGTCCGAGGACGAAAGAGAAAATGCTCCGCGGGGAACTCGTTTCATGTCGGCCTATTCGTGCCGCTTAGACGTCGGCCATGAAATCCATCACTATACCGAGCAGATCACGGGCATTCACATCTCGGTCAAACGGAACTGTACGCGATTCTCTCGTGAATCGCCTTCCGCAAGGTATGCCCCATTTCGGATTCCCGGGAAGAATATTTCTATACAGACATTCGTTGCTGGTCTCAAAAAGATCTTATCCCGTGGGCGTTAGCGGACGTTTTTCATTTACGGTCTTTAGTAGCCTTTCCGAAGGTAACCGCCTTTGTTGACTTTAGAAAGGCGCTAAAACAGGCAGGCCATATGTTCTATAGAAGAAGACtgtgtatgtatataaataGTTTGAGAAAAGATCGTCTTCAGCATGAAAAGAATAACCTTTGTTTGGGATATAGAATTCCTTTTTTTGATGGTCAAAGACCCTTTCTTTTCCCGGACCGATGACTCGGTTGTTCAGTACTGCTACATATTATAGGAGGATGCCGTCCCCCTTCAATCCAGTAGCTTCGGTTGTTTAATATCGTGCAAGTTAGTTGTGGTTGTTGTATTGGCTGCAAGCGGAAAGTAGCGCTGTAGGTGTGTTTGACCATGCACTCTCGCGTCGTGTAATGTCGTATGTATGATAGAGGTGGTGTGGTGATTGATCTCCATGCTAATGGTTATCCCCTTTGTTCAACGAATGAATGAAGCGTTGATCAGGATAGAGATGATGGTCTTCGTCTTCTGTCTCCAAGCCGGCCATACAACATGGAAATCAAATAGATAGGCGAAGCAACCAATAGCAGTCTGTTCTCGCCTATCGATAGATAGCAGGTTGCTTCCAAGCTCAAACCATGATCAACTGCATTTTTGCTTGTTGTTATTAATGGAGTGGTATTCTCCCCCCTGTCAAATAAAAAGATAActggaagagagaagaaaagagcaaACAAAGGATTTACAAGTCACATGGGAGAAGAACGTTGAACTGCATCttcaactataaaataaaacCCCCGGGGCACCGAAGCCTCCCGCGGCAAGCGAGATAAAGAAAGCAGCTGGACTGCCTTGCCGCGGGAGAGTCTTTCTCCAATGAGAGAAGGTTTTGGGCAAGACAAAAGACAGGACTCGCCCTTTGACACCAGGGATAAGAGCAGATTGCTGGCGATGACTTGGTGGAATCCTTGAGAGAAGGTTATCGAACCTATAGACTCTACGACTTCGTGGAGACCGAATAGAGCCCTTTAAGCGAGAGGGCCATGCTGTTGGCGTCTTACCTACAAGGCAAGATAAAGGCGGGGGCGGGCGGGATCAAGCTTGAAAGAATGGACGGGCCTAGGCTTGATAGTGAAGGCAGACCCCCTTCAAAATCATCGTGTCTGGTGCTATCTCCttcataagctatgagggttcacctttaatcaaacatctacttgattctcgtatgggttatcgagtaaaaacgaagaatcaagctgATTGTTGATTGTTGGAAACTCATTATGTGAATCAAAGCATTGAAAcgaagaaaaataagtttctagggtttagaatcagtaaatattcaaagccttaaacttttagatgacccacatagcttatttatatgtttagaagacttagaagtagactaggattgaaaaagtactttttaaaaacctgtgtcatcctcagagaccggtcctctcgaggagaccggtctgtgagagaccggtctctcaagtgaggaaccggtccctcgctgcgtgaccaaaatcacaacgttcgggaaccggtctcttaagcttgagaccggtcccttgctgcgcgacagaaataccaaggttcgggaaccggtctcccatcacaggggaccggttgcatcaaggttcacgcagtgaggaccttaggggaaccggtctcttgaactctgagaccggtcccagaacacagaaaagttcagtaaagtagTTTTAACAccatctaagccttctgaacttattctaactaggtatcttcaccacaaatgatcttttcttcatactttaggtgtcgagctttccgaatgagtcttatttcttcaatttgaatcttttttttcaaaacttctgcgatcaactcttcaagactccaaccaactttacgaaattcgccaagctataaaatccttaacaaggTCCCACAAGGGGGGTGCAGCCTCACCCATCTTCAAATGTAGGGTATTCGTCACCCAGCTCTACTACTCACAGGTACCCCTATATAAATGTTTGCGTCCTTGTGGACTCTTGCGCGACTCGGACAGCACCATAAATGCCAAAATTTTCATTAATCTGGGAGGTCGATGATATAAAATGAGGATCCCTTTGTGCGTAAGTGCCCTATAAGCTATAAGGGTGAgcaatatgtataaataaaaggAAGGAAGCATCCAGCAGGAATCGAACCTACTTGCCCAGGTTAGGCGCTTAAACCATTCAGCCATGGATGCCGAGCCGAGTGAACTAGGTTTTTTTTGTATTCCTTCTCGAGCTTCTATTTCTTCCGTTAAGGGAGATTCGGGAAAAGATGGAATAGGAAGACGTGTTTCCAGAACGAACAAGATACGGGTGGAGAAGGGGAAGTTAGCAAAGTTAGACAAGATTGGAATGGGCATAGGAACATGTATTGATGTACCAGATCGGCTAATGCTCCTAGATTGATGCGATGTATTCCACCAGTTGACTGGAGACTTTATTATTGGTATATCGATCGGTCCAGCACGGATTGAAATAGGAGCCGATTCGACAGGAAGCTTTTGAAAACGCAGTGCACCCAGGTAAATAAGGAACAAGATGAATACAGAAGTTAAACGAGCATCCCACACCCGAAAGGTACCCCACATAGGCCTTCCCCGAAACCCCCCAGTTACTAAGGTAAACAAAGTAGAAAAAGCACCAATTTCTGTACCGGTTCCGGAAGAGCGAAGAAAAAGGGGATGCTTTGTTAATGGGAACAAGGAACTGTTAATAGCCGTTGCGATATAAATAACTATACTCATCCGAGCCGCAGGAACATGTACATACAGAATACGAGAATTTCCACCTTGTTGAAGATCTGGTGGTGCTACCCGAAGACTTAAATGAATAGCCATCGCTGTTAAGAACAACCGAGATCCAATGAGAATTTGCGCGTAGCTTTTTGTCTTTGacataaaaaaagaaggttGTAATAACGAAACAGACATTTGATAATTTTGTCCTTGCCTTGCCAGTGGAACAAGAAAGACTATATAGATTTTGATATGAAATACACAATCAAAGGATTTCGCATTCCATAGAATGACAGAATTTCCCTTGCTTAGTTTTCGCTCTCCCCCTACTAAAATCCGGAGAAGAACTCCTTCACTA includes the following:
- the LOC109727539 gene encoding uncharacterized protein LOC109727539 — its product is MSVSLLQPSFFMSKTKSYAQILIGSRLFLTAMAIHLSLRVAPPDLQQGGNSRILYVHVPAARMSIVIYIATAINSSLFPLTKHPLFLRSSGTGTEIGAFSTLFTLVTGGFRGRPMWGTFRVWDARLTSVFILFLIYLGALRFQKLPVESAPISIRAGPIDIPIIKSPVNWWNTSHQSRSISRSGTSIHVPMPIPILSNFANFPFSTRILFVLETRLPIPSFPESPLTEEIEAREGIQKKPSSLGSASMAEWFKRLTWATSLLSCKTYQQFRDRQRLYLLLMRLRPEFEPLREQLLHRDLSLGLTLLCLPKRKRATDIYQYLVAQENKVKFENLSSPVCHMKPRLFSGEDSMQYAVDKRGKDSLLKRGSTSDLKSASKSSLPFEGYPVFRKAKP